A section of the Mesobacillus jeotgali genome encodes:
- a CDS encoding cell wall hydrolase, whose translation MPRVKYTDSDVALVARMIRAEAEGEGPTGMLMVGNVIVNRLTANCLDFKDLRTIRDVIFQVQGGNYSFEAVQKGNVFYNRARGVEKRLAKQTLDYWRQHPSKFALWYFNPYAPCPPTWYDQPHSGQFKQHCYYEPKANTCEGVYTG comes from the coding sequence ATGCCAAGAGTAAAATACACGGACAGTGATGTTGCATTGGTGGCGAGAATGATAAGGGCGGAAGCTGAGGGTGAAGGTCCTACTGGGATGTTGATGGTTGGCAATGTTATTGTCAATCGGCTGACTGCCAATTGTCTTGATTTTAAGGATTTACGGACAATACGGGATGTGATTTTTCAGGTGCAAGGTGGGAATTACTCGTTCGAGGCTGTTCAAAAGGGAAATGTCTTTTATAACCGGGCGAGGGGTGTAGAAAAAAGACTGGCAAAGCAGACGCTGGATTATTGGAGACAGCACCCCTCCAAGTTTGCTCTCTGGTATTTTAATCCGTATGCACCGTGTCCGCCTACATGGTATGACCAGCCACATTCAGGACAATTTAAGCAACATTGTTATTATGAACCTAAAGCAAACACTTGTGAAGGCGTTTATACGGGATAA
- a CDS encoding SDR family NAD(P)-dependent oxidoreductase: MANENKVAIITGGGSGLGQATALRLAEEKVNIAVVDISEKGGNETVEKLKNIGVEAIFIKADVSKKEDVQNYVDQTVKHFGKIDYFFNNAGISGSGSYFLDSSIEEIEKIVGINLLGALYGVRYVGEVMLKNGGGSIVNTASSAGVIGQDSVVTYSATKHGIVGLTKSMVAEYGKDGLRVNAIAPGPTETPMVKSFYEANPEMKENATKGIPQRRLGKPEEVAELVTFLLTSKAEYINGEVVRIDGGFTNTK, from the coding sequence ATGGCAAACGAAAATAAAGTGGCTATCATTACTGGTGGCGGCAGTGGTTTGGGACAAGCAACGGCGCTTCGGTTAGCGGAAGAAAAAGTGAATATCGCAGTTGTTGACATTAGTGAAAAAGGCGGAAACGAAACCGTCGAAAAGCTGAAAAATATCGGGGTAGAGGCTATTTTCATTAAAGCTGATGTCTCAAAAAAAGAAGATGTACAAAATTATGTCGATCAAACCGTTAAGCATTTTGGCAAAATCGATTACTTCTTCAATAATGCTGGGATATCAGGAAGCGGTTCGTACTTCCTGGATTCTTCTATTGAAGAAATCGAGAAGATAGTCGGGATCAACCTTTTGGGAGCACTTTATGGTGTTCGTTATGTTGGAGAGGTTATGCTGAAAAATGGCGGAGGTTCCATCGTTAATACTGCTTCAAGTGCAGGTGTGATCGGCCAGGACTCTGTTGTCACCTATTCTGCAACTAAGCATGGAATTGTTGGTTTGACCAAAAGCATGGTCGCGGAGTACGGAAAAGATGGATTGCGTGTGAATGCCATCGCTCCGGGGCCTACGGAAACACCAATGGTGAAATCATTTTACGAAGCAAATCCAGAAATGAAGGAAAACGCAACAAAGGGAATCCCTCAACGACGGCTTGGGAAACCGGAAGAAGTGGCTGAATTAGTCACATTCCTTCTGACCTCAAAGGCAGAGTACATCAATGGGGAAGTTGTCCGGATTGATGGAGGATTTACGAATACGAAGTAA
- a CDS encoding type 1 glutamine amidotransferase domain-containing protein produces MAKVLAVLSSGYKDEKNEYETGWWGEELFAPMQMLEEAGHQVDLASPLGGKPDIDQMSISKEYDPKGTYKELYESGKADETMKLSEVDPEDYDVVLIVGGHGAMYDLAKNEDLHTIMNKVYDGGGIVAAECHGPAPLVYAKRPNGDSFIAGKKVTGYPDEMEPEGLLDILPFSLEQEMRKISEYDQGDLEKTGHAVWADEQLVTSRDPFSSELMGEELVKALKKKSQ; encoded by the coding sequence ATGGCAAAAGTATTGGCAGTTCTATCAAGTGGATACAAGGACGAGAAAAACGAATATGAAACTGGCTGGTGGGGAGAAGAATTATTCGCTCCAATGCAGATGCTTGAAGAAGCGGGGCATCAGGTTGACCTTGCGTCACCGCTGGGAGGCAAGCCGGATATAGATCAAATGAGTATTAGTAAAGAATACGACCCAAAGGGTACTTATAAAGAGCTTTATGAGTCTGGCAAAGCGGATGAGACAATGAAACTTTCGGAAGTTGATCCCGAGGACTATGATGTCGTTCTTATAGTGGGTGGCCATGGAGCGATGTATGATCTCGCCAAAAATGAGGATCTTCATACAATCATGAACAAAGTTTATGACGGAGGCGGGATTGTTGCAGCAGAATGCCATGGTCCAGCACCGCTTGTGTATGCAAAGCGTCCAAATGGCGATAGCTTTATTGCTGGCAAGAAAGTGACCGGTTATCCGGATGAAATGGAGCCAGAAGGCCTGTTGGATATTCTGCCATTCAGCCTCGAGCAGGAGATGAGAAAAATCAGTGAATATGATCAGGGTGACCTCGAAAAAACAGGGCATGCTGTTTGGGCTGACGAGCAGCTGGTCACTAGCCGGGACCCATTCTCATCGGAATTGATGGGAGAAGAGCTGGTAAAGGCACTAAAAAAGAAAAGCCAATAA